The following are from one region of the Amyelois transitella isolate CPQ chromosome 21, ilAmyTran1.1, whole genome shotgun sequence genome:
- the LOC132903044 gene encoding uncharacterized protein LOC132903044, whose protein sequence is MVVKLENVAALYADVYPAISKTRGREECITMDCPRRQKMRGASLPALVEDDSEVEAYEAEPKSFILHGEGLRRQKSLSPQRRERMRRHLALPSLSEDEEP, encoded by the coding sequence atggTTGTGAAACTAGAAAATGTTGCCGCGTTGTACGCCGACGTTTATCCCGCCATCTCTAAAACTCGTGGCCGGGAAGAGTGCATCACAATGGACTGCCCGAGGCGCCAGAAGATGCGGGGTGCTTCGTTGCCGGCCCTGGTAGAAGATGACTCCGAGGTTGAGGCTTACGAGGCTGAACCTAAGTCTTTCATCCTGCATGGAGAAGGGCTGAGAAGACAGAAGTCTCTATCACCGCAGCGCAGAGAGAGAATGCGACGGCACTTGGCTCTGCCATCGCTGTCTGAAGATGAAGAGCCTTGA